One region of Zingiber officinale cultivar Zhangliang chromosome 7B, Zo_v1.1, whole genome shotgun sequence genomic DNA includes:
- the LOC122005622 gene encoding CBL-interacting protein kinase 4-like, producing MGSRQPSPSIDTDADAAAAAKRRHQEVLLGKYELGRLLGRGTFAKVYLARSVSDGADVAVKILDKAEMVETGMADSVLTEVAAMRRLSHPNILRLYEVLATRSKIFLVMEHAPGGDILGRVARRRLPEHASRRYFHQLVSALHYCHARGVAHRDVKPQNLLLDRDGNLKVSDFGLAALPDRLRDGLLLTACGTPAYTAPEVFRRKGYDGAAADAWSCGVILFVLLAGSLPFDDANLAVMYRRIHRRDYELPPWISPPARRLLVRLLDPNPDTRMTIANLFDHPWLKRSLSLDSQLDNLSPPPLTAAHAMNAFDIISLSSGLDLSPFFDDAKAKKERRFTSTHTIDNIMDTIQVTGSKLGFVVVTEKSAATAVGGCGSVLSVDVSEVLSPLLLVEMRLQHDCVSDAAEFCWEDVKAELGDVVFSWHETEQLES from the coding sequence ATGGGCAGCCGACAACCATCGCCTTCCATTGACACCGACGccgacgccgccgccgccgccaaacGCCGCCACCAAGAGGTGCTCCTCGGCAAGTACGAGCTCGGGCGCCTCCTTGGCCGCGGCACCTTTGCGAAGGTCTACCTCGCCCGCTCCGTCTCGGACGGCGCCGACGTCGCCGTGAAGATCCTCGACAAGGCGGAGATGGTGGAGACGGGGATGGCCGACAGCGTGCTCACCGAGGTCGCCGCCATGCGCCGCCTCTCCCACCCCAACATCCTCAGGCTCTACGAGGTGCTGGCGACGCGGTCCAAGATCTTCCTCGTCATGGAGCACGCCCCCGGCGGCGACATCCTCGGCCGCGTCGCCCGCCGCCGACTCCCGGAGCACGCATCCCGGCGCTACTTCCACCAGCTCGTCTCCGCCCTCCACTACTGCCATGCCCGCGGCGTCGCCCACCGCGACGTCAAGCCCCAGAACCTGCTCCTCGACCGCGACGGCAACCTCAAGGTCTCCGACTTCGGCCTCGCCGCCCTCCCCGACCGGCTCCGGGACGGCCTCCTGCTCACCGCCTGCGGCACGCCGGCCTACACCGCCCCCGAGGTCTTCCGCCGCAAGGGCTACGACGGGGCCGCGGCCGACGCCTGGTCGTGCGGCGTCATCCTCTTCGTCCTTCTCGCCGGCTCCCTCCCCTTCGACGACGCTAACCTCGCCGTCATGTACCGCCGGATCCACCGCCGCGACTACGAGCTCCCTCCGTGGATCTCGCCGCCGGCGCGCCGCCTTCTCGTCCGCCTCCTCGACCCCAATCCCGACACCAGGATGACCATCGCCAACCTATTCGACCACCCTTGGCTCAAGCGCTCCCTCAGCTTGGACTCCCAGCTCGACAACCTCTCGCCGCCCCCTCTCACCGCTGCGCATGCCATGAACGCGTTCGACATAATTTCCCTCTCCTCGGGTCTCGACCTCTCCCCCTTCTTCGACGACGCAAAGGCCAAGAAGGAGAGGCGCTTCACCTCCACGCACACCATCGACAACATCATGGACACGATCCAAGTCACCGGAAGCAAACTCGGCTTCGTGGTGGTGACAGAGAAGTCGGCGGCGACGGCGGTGGGGGGTTGTGGCTCTGTACTCTCAGTGGATGTGTCGGAGGTACTGTCGCCGCTTCTGCTGGTGGAGATGAGACTGCAGCACGACTGCGTCAGCGACGCCGCCGAATTCTGCTGGGAGGACGTGAAAGCAGAGCTCGGAGACGTCGTGTTCTCTTGGCACGAAACAGAGCAGCTAGAATCCTAG